One window from the genome of Serinibacter salmoneus encodes:
- a CDS encoding carbohydrate ABC transporter permease, whose product MTSASTPATRAPAGPTRSERAVRRRRAVFLYVALGGIAIFFLFPLVFMFVSSFKPDSQILRDVSSVAAFLPVGDISLENYSGVFERVPVVRFLLNSVFVTVAIVGLGLIVNSMAGFALSRMRWRGRNLVFSVVIATLIVPFETIAVPMVFWVSKLPTLVMEGGVLKYDFGWLNSYHVQIIPFIANAFSIFLFAQYFSTIPKSLDEAARIDGAGWFTIYRRIVAPLAGPAFATVAILTFLPAWNQYLWPLMVVQQEELRPVMVGMQYFFQLNTAWGEVMAYTSLITLPVLIVFLSFQRAFVSSVAASGVKG is encoded by the coding sequence ATGACCAGCGCATCCACCCCCGCCACGCGGGCACCCGCAGGCCCCACCAGGAGTGAACGGGCCGTGCGGCGGCGGCGTGCCGTGTTCCTCTACGTCGCGCTCGGCGGCATCGCGATCTTCTTCCTCTTCCCGCTGGTCTTCATGTTCGTCTCCAGCTTCAAGCCCGACTCCCAGATCCTCAGGGACGTCTCCTCCGTCGCAGCGTTCCTGCCGGTGGGCGACATCAGCCTCGAGAACTACTCGGGGGTCTTCGAGCGGGTACCGGTGGTGAGGTTCCTGCTGAACTCGGTGTTCGTGACGGTAGCCATCGTCGGGCTGGGACTCATCGTGAACTCCATGGCAGGCTTCGCGCTCTCCCGGATGCGCTGGCGCGGACGGAACCTCGTCTTCAGTGTTGTCATCGCGACCCTGATCGTGCCCTTCGAGACCATCGCCGTGCCGATGGTGTTCTGGGTCTCGAAGTTGCCCACCTTGGTCATGGAGGGCGGGGTCTTGAAGTACGACTTCGGCTGGCTGAACTCCTACCACGTGCAGATCATCCCCTTCATCGCCAACGCGTTCTCGATCTTCTTGTTCGCCCAGTACTTCTCCACCATTCCCAAGTCGCTGGACGAGGCGGCGCGGATCGACGGCGCCGGCTGGTTCACGATCTACCGACGGATCGTGGCGCCCCTCGCGGGTCCCGCCTTCGCCACGGTCGCGATCCTCACCTTCCTACCGGCATGGAACCAGTACCTGTGGCCGCTGATGGTGGTCCAGCAGGAGGAACTGCGCCCCGTGATGGTCGGGATGCAGTACTTCTTCCAACTCAACACTGCCTGGGGAGAGGTCATGGCCTACACCTCACTGATCACGCTGCCGGTGCTCATCGTCTTCCTGTCCTTCCAACGGGCCTTCGTCTCGAGCGTGGCGGCGAGCGGGGTGAAGGGATGA
- a CDS encoding glycoside hydrolase family 68 protein — protein sequence MSFDLADSWVWDFWFADDGEQHHMFFLYASRALHDPDARHHRASIGHAVSDDLRSWQRVQDALVRSDAPAVDELATWTGSVVRADDGGWHLFYTGARLEPDPAGRLRNVQRVARARSRDLVIWHKDDGALLDAHSPVAQKGGLRYETLTDAAWHDEAFRDPWVMRDPGGDGWHMLITARGVPAGSASTGAAVDARDRGVVGHATSPDLSSWTLRSPLTSIGSGFGQLEVTQVEEIEGRPVLIFSCASPELAGAREGEEGGVWAAPAESALGPFRVAEAYRLTGMEFYSGKLVQQRDGQWCLLAFRHDGSDGTFVGGVSDPMPVAWRDGRLVLT from the coding sequence ATGAGCTTCGACCTCGCCGACTCCTGGGTGTGGGACTTCTGGTTCGCCGATGACGGCGAGCAGCACCACATGTTCTTCCTCTACGCATCTCGCGCGTTGCACGATCCCGACGCACGCCATCACCGCGCCTCGATCGGGCACGCCGTCTCCGACGACTTGCGGTCCTGGCAGCGCGTGCAGGACGCGCTCGTGCGATCGGACGCGCCGGCTGTGGACGAACTCGCGACCTGGACGGGATCGGTGGTGCGGGCCGATGACGGCGGGTGGCACCTGTTCTACACCGGGGCGCGACTCGAGCCGGATCCCGCGGGCAGGCTGCGCAACGTGCAACGTGTGGCTCGGGCGCGCTCGCGGGACCTGGTCATCTGGCACAAGGACGACGGCGCACTGCTGGATGCCCACAGCCCCGTGGCGCAGAAGGGTGGCCTACGGTACGAGACACTCACGGACGCTGCGTGGCACGACGAGGCCTTCCGTGACCCGTGGGTGATGCGCGATCCGGGCGGCGACGGCTGGCACATGCTCATCACGGCGCGTGGGGTGCCCGCGGGCTCGGCATCGACAGGAGCGGCAGTTGATGCGCGCGACCGGGGAGTCGTGGGTCACGCCACCTCGCCGGACCTGAGCTCGTGGACGCTGCGCTCGCCACTGACCTCGATCGGCTCCGGATTCGGGCAACTCGAGGTCACCCAGGTCGAGGAGATCGAGGGCCGCCCGGTGCTGATCTTCTCCTGTGCCTCACCCGAACTCGCCGGCGCGCGCGAGGGCGAGGAAGGGGGCGTGTGGGCGGCGCCCGCGGAGTCGGCCCTCGGCCCCTTCCGCGTCGCCGAGGCCTATCGCCTGACGGGGATGGAGTTCTACAGCGGCAAGCTCGTGCAGCAACGGGACGGGCAATGGTGTCTGCTGGCGTTCCGCCACGACGGGTCCGACGGCACGTTCGTCGGTGGCGTCAGCGACCCGATGCCGGTCGCCTGGCGCGACGGGAGGCTTGTGCTCACCTGA
- a CDS encoding glycerol dehydrogenase, with the protein MSSHLMSLIAPARYVQGRDAIASLGDYVKQIGERPLVLVDDVVWGFVGDALTSSFQAAGLPTERMTFAGYCTAEQIDRIAERVRATGSDVLVGVGGGSAIDAAKAAGHIAGIRWASVPTVASTDAPCSALSVVYTAEGAFEEYRFFPHNPDLVLVDSQIVANAPVRMLVGGLGDALATWQEARLVAEARAATMAGALPTTSGTALAKLSWDMLHENALAAIDAVRHNIVTPALERVIEANTLLSGVGFESGGLAAAHAIHNGLTAAPSTHGLTHGEKVNIGTLTQFVLEGAPSSEIEDFIVFTTKVGLPNTLTEIGIAGDDVAGLRQVAELATAEGETIHAMPFEVRVPDLVDALRSIEPLATRVRAEAGLAAPAPFGH; encoded by the coding sequence ATGTCCTCCCACCTGATGTCCCTGATCGCTCCGGCCCGCTACGTGCAGGGGCGCGATGCGATCGCCAGCCTCGGCGACTACGTGAAGCAGATCGGCGAGCGCCCGCTCGTGCTGGTCGACGACGTGGTGTGGGGTTTCGTCGGTGACGCACTGACCTCCTCCTTCCAGGCCGCGGGGCTGCCCACCGAGAGGATGACGTTCGCGGGCTACTGCACCGCCGAGCAGATCGACCGGATCGCCGAGCGGGTCCGCGCCACCGGGAGCGACGTGCTCGTGGGAGTCGGCGGCGGCTCGGCGATCGACGCCGCGAAGGCCGCCGGGCACATCGCTGGGATCCGCTGGGCCTCGGTGCCCACGGTCGCCTCCACCGATGCCCCGTGCTCCGCGCTGTCCGTGGTCTACACGGCCGAGGGCGCCTTCGAGGAGTACCGCTTCTTCCCCCACAACCCCGACCTCGTGCTGGTGGACTCCCAGATCGTGGCCAACGCCCCGGTGCGGATGCTCGTGGGTGGCCTCGGTGACGCGCTCGCGACCTGGCAGGAGGCCCGCCTGGTGGCCGAGGCGCGGGCGGCCACGATGGCCGGCGCGCTGCCGACGACCTCGGGCACGGCGCTGGCGAAGCTCTCCTGGGACATGCTGCACGAGAACGCGCTCGCGGCGATCGACGCCGTGCGACACAACATCGTCACCCCCGCCCTGGAGCGGGTGATCGAGGCGAACACGCTGCTCTCGGGCGTCGGTTTCGAGTCCGGCGGTCTCGCGGCGGCGCATGCCATCCACAACGGGCTCACCGCCGCACCCTCCACCCACGGCCTGACCCACGGGGAGAAGGTCAACATCGGCACGCTGACCCAGTTCGTGCTCGAGGGCGCCCCGAGCAGCGAGATCGAGGACTTCATCGTGTTCACCACCAAGGTGGGCCTGCCGAACACGCTGACCGAGATCGGGATCGCCGGCGACGACGTCGCGGGCCTGCGTCAGGTGGCCGAGCTCGCCACCGCGGAGGGCGAGACCATCCACGCGATGCCCTTCGAGGTGCGGGTGCCGGACCTGGTGGACGCGCTGCGTTCCATCGAGCCCCTGGCCACCCGCGTGCGTGCCGAGGCGGGGCTGGCCGCGCCCGCCCCGTTCGGGCACTGA